AAATATGCTGCGCCTAAAGAACCATTTACGCCAAACGAAGCAAACATGAACACTCCTTCGCTATTACCGGTACACGACTGGCACATTGACACGACAGATCTGCGCGTCGCGTTGCGTTTCTGTGCAGAAGGGTCCCCGGACGGTTCGGTCACGGCAGGCGAACACGGCTTTGTTTTGACAGCGGAGCACGCGCGCCAGGTAATCCGTGACCTGAGCGCAGCGGTGCTCGCAAGCGACCTCGAAAAACTCCTTGAAGGGCCAGCCGGTGCAAGCTGATCACGCCGACATGGGCTCGCTCCGTCAGCGGCGTGTTCAACGGCTCTCCGGGCGCAGCGTCGAAGCGTACGCGCGCCGCGCTGGCCAGCAATGACGCGTCCGGCCGACGTCTATATGCGCTTTCTGCAACTGGCGGCAGAGCCATTGCGCGCGTCGCCGGGCTTATCGGCGCTTGATCCGCTGGAGGCACGCATCCTGCAAGCGGTTGCCCTCTCCCGACAGACTGGGGAACGTCTGTCGGTCAGGGACATGATGGCGAAAAGCGAACTCGGCTCGCCGGCCACGCTGCATGCACGTCTGAAATCGATGCGCGAAAAGGGCTGGATTCGGCTGGGCGACACCGAGGACAGCAGGCGCAAGCAGCTCAAACTCACGCCCGCTGCGCTTCTGCATCTGGACTGGCTGGCACAGTGCATCGTGACGGCGATGAAGAAAACCTGACGACGGCTGCGCCGAAACGGATAGCGGTCAATCCAGCGACGACATGGACTACGTGGTGGATTCGGTGCGCATCATCTCGGCAGCGTGCTTTGGCCAGCGCGAGTGCGAACAGCAGCGTGCGCTTCGGCGCAAGTATCCATTCCGTCAGGCGCGTGCGCACCTGCGCGATGACCGTTTTTACCGAACGCCACGCACATTTAACCCTGATTTCCGCGGTCCGCTTGCGTACCCGCGAGCCAACCGTGACCTGCTTTCGCACGCGCTCAACCAAAGTTACACCCTGGTCCGTTCGATAGCTTCGCCATAACCATTCACAGCAGCGTCGGTCAGCCGTCCCACGCTACGGCGTACCGCGTCTCTGGGCGGCTTGCCACACGCGGCCTAGTCCGCCGAGTGCCCCCACCAGCGCAAAGTCACGAATAGGGGCCATATTTGGATCCTGTT
This is a stretch of genomic DNA from Burkholderia sp. WP9. It encodes these proteins:
- a CDS encoding MarR family transcriptional regulator, coding for MTRPADVYMRFLQLAAEPLRASPGLSALDPLEARILQAVALSRQTGERLSVRDMMAKSELGSPATLHARLKSMREKGWIRLGDTEDSRRKQLKLTPAALLHLDWLAQCIVTAMKKT